The sequence below is a genomic window from Thiomonas intermedia.
AGACCGCGGCCAGGAGAGTGCGTGAGAGGGTGTGGAATTTCATGGAAATCAAAGGTGGTTAGAAACCGGCGCCCACCGTGAACTGGAAGCGCTGGAGTTTATCGGTGGACTTGTAGCGAACCGGCTTGGCCAGACTGAACTTCAACGGACCAATGGGCGAAATCCAGGACACGCCGATACCGACGGACGAACGCATATCGCTCAGACTGACCTTCTGGTTCTCGCCCCAGACATAGCCGTTGTCATTGAAGAACGACATCCGCAGCGATTTGTCGGCCCCCGTGCCGGGGAAAGGAAACTGATACTCGAAATCGGCAATCACCATCTTGGCCCCCCCCAGGGCGTTGCCCTGGGCATCCTGCGGGCCCAGCGAGCTTTGCTCGAAACCGCGCACCGTGCCGATGCCTCCTGCGTAGAGATTCTTGAACACCGGCAGCGGACGACCGTTCAACCCGTGCGCATAACCCAGCAGACCGTTGAAGGCGAGGTTGGTGTTGCGCGTGATCGGCAGATATTGCTGGTACTGATAGGTCACACGGTCGTAGCGCAGGGTGCTGAACGGGCTGATCTCGAAGCTCAGACGCTGATAGCGGCCGTCGGTCGGCACCAGGGCGCTGTTGCGGCTGTCGCGCTGCCAGCCTATGGTCAGCGGAACACCGGTGGACGTTTTGCCAAACTCGTTGACGTAAGCAATGTAAGACGCTGGCGCACCGGGCGCGAGATCCAGGGTGTAGCGCTCAAGCCCTACGCCGAAGAACACCCGATCGACTTCGGTAAACGGAATGCCGAACTGCAGGTTGAATCCCGGCGTGACGATCTTGTAGTTGTCACCCTGACTGGTGTAAGGCTGGATGGTGCGGTAATACGCATTCACCGTGCGGCTGATGCCGTCTTCGGTGAAATACGGATTCGTGCTCGACACCGACAAGGTGCGGTAATAGCTCGACGTATTGAAGTCGACCGCGAGATTGTTGCCGCTGCCAAAAATATTGTCCTGACTGATGCCGGCGTTGAACGACAGCTTGTCCGCGCTTGAAAAGCCCACGCCCAGAGACAAGCTGCCCGTGGGTTTCTCCTCCACGTTCATGTCGAGATCGACCTGATCGTTGGTGCCAGGCACTTCGCGCGGCTGCAGCGTCACGTCCTTGAAATAGCCCAGACGATCCACCCGATCGCGCGAGAGCTTGATCCGGTCGGAGTCGTACCAGGAGTCTTCGAACTGCCGGAACTCGCGCCGGATCACTTCGTCGCGCGTACGGCTGTTGCCTGCAACGTCGATGCGGCGCACGTAGATGCGCTTGCCCGGATCAGCCGTGATGGTGAAGGCGACCTGATCGGTCTGCCGGTCGATCACCGGCTTGGACTCGACCCGTGCAAACGCATAGCCATACACCCCGAACTGATTGGTGATCGCCTTGACGCTGTCGTTCAGAGCCTGGGCGCTGTAGGTTTCGCCCGGTTTGAGCTTGACCAGGGCCCGGAACTCGTTGTCCTGCCCGAGATAATTGCCCGCGAGCTGATAGCCGGAGACCGTGAACTTCGGCCCTTCATGCACGTTGACCGTGATGTAGATGCCGTCCTTGTTGGGCGACAGGGCCACCTGCGTGGAGTCGATGCGGAAGTCGAGATAGCCCCGATCCTGGTAGTACGAACGCAGAGTCTCCAGATCGGTGTTGAGCTTGGCCTTGGAATACTGATCGTCCTTGGTGTACCAACTCAGCCAGCCGGGGGTGCTCAGCGTGAACAGATCGCGCAGTGCACCCTCGCTGTACACCTTGTTGCCGACGATGCGAATGGCGCGGATCTTCGCGATCTGCCCTTCGACCACGGTGAACAACACATTCACCCGATTGCGCGGCAGCGGCGTGGTCGTGACGTTGACCTCCGTGCCGTAAAACCCTTTGGCGAGATATTGCTGCTTGAGCTCCTGAACCGCCTGATCGATCAGCGCCTGATCGTAGGGTCGGGCCTCGGCAAGGCCGACGGAGGCCAGCGCGGTGGTCAGCGCCTTTTTCTCGAACTCCTTGGTCCCGGCAAATTCGACACCCGCGATGGTCGGACGCTCCTCGACGACGATGGTCACGATATCGTCGTTCGTCTCGATGCGTACGTTCTTGAAAAGACCCGTAGCGAACAGCGCGCGGATGGCGGCCGCCCCGTTCTCGGGGGTATAGGACTCACCCACCCGGAACGGCAGATAGCTGAAGACGGTACCCGGCTCGGTTCTTTGCAGACCATCGACCCGGATGTCCTTGATGGTGAAAGATTCAGCTGCGTGTGCTTGCACGCCTGCAACAGCGATCACAACCGCCGTCGCACAACGAAGTGCGGGAGAAAACCTCAAATTGACCTCGAGCTGGATTAGTGCATCTGGCCGAGCAAGCGTGCCAGATCGTTGTAGAGGGCGATGGCCATCATCATGGCGATGACCACGAGACCGCCTTGCTGCAGCCTTTCCTGCCAGCGCTGCGAGACGCTGCGGCGGGTCAATCCCTCGTACGCATAATACAGGAGATGCCCCCCGTCCAGAACGGGCAGAGGCAGCAGATTGAGCACACCAAGACTCACGCTGACGACGGCCAAAAAGCTGAGGTAAGCCACCCATCCCAATTCGGCGCTCTTGCCCGCGTAATCAGCAATTGTGACCGGGCCGCTGAGGTTCTGCAGGGAGGCCTGTCCTATCACCATGCGCCCCAGCGTCTTCAAGGTGAGCACCGAAAGCTCCCAGGTGCGCTGCGCCCCATCCTGCAAGGCCTGCAACGGGTTGCGCTCGATCTTCACCATGGGCACTTCGCCCCCCAGCATGGCCTCGATGCGCCAGACAGACTTGCCCTCGACCGCCACGGCCTTGGGCTGAAGACGGGTCTGAAACACGCGACCATCGCGCCGGACATCCAGCTGCAGCGCCTTGCCCGCCGAGGTTTGAATGGCCTTCATCAAACCGTCGGCGGTGGCGATGGGCTGGCCATCCACCGCGGTGATCAGGTCACCCGCGCGCAGGCCGCTGATCTGCGCAGGTCCGCCAGCGACCACCTCGCGAATCTCTGCCGGCGGGCTCTGCAGATGCAAGCCGAAGTTCGTCAGAAAACCCGCGCTTTCCGCCGCGCGCATGCTGGACGAGAAATCCAGGGGTATCTCGTGTTGGGGCCCGCCCGGGGCGCGCTCAACGATGAGCCCGATGCGCTCGCCGCTCATGGCGGCATTCAATAGCGTCCAACGCAAACCCGTCCAGCTCTGCACGGCTTCCTGCCGTCGGTCCTGGACAAGGGCTACCACGCGCTCGCCGCCCTGGACGCCGACCCTGGCGGCGGTCGACTGGGCAGGCGGCACTCCCAGAATGGCGACCGGTTCCCGAACACCAGCCAGCGCCACGACGGCAAACAGGACCACGGCAAGCAGTAGATTGGCGGCTGGCCCAGCCGCGACGATGGCCGCGCGTCTCGATAGGCTCTGCCGGTTGAAGGCCCGCGGCAGGTCGCGTTCGGCGACTTCGCCTTCGCGTTCATCGAGCATCTTCACGTAGCCGCCCAGGGGAATCGACGACAAAGTGAATGCCGTTCTGTCGGCACCCCGCGTCCAGCGCAGCAGCGGCTTGCCGAAGCCAATGGAGAACCGCAGCACCTTGACCCCACAGGCCACCGCGACGCGGTAGTGCCCGTACTCATGGATGGTGATGAGCAGGCCTAGTGCGAAAGCAAACGCCAGCAGGGTGATGAGCAGGTTCATGGTCTCGGGTCAAGCCAGTTGCGACGCGCTGCCCCGCGCGGAAGACGCGAGTTGCGCGACATGCCGCTGCGCCCGGCGCCGCGTCTGCGCGTCAAGCTCGCTCAGGGCGTCCAGCGAATCACAGCCTGCGCATTGTGCGCTTGCGAGCAATTCCGCATTGATCCGGTGAATATCGGTGAATCGGATGCGTCGCTGGAGAAAGGCTTCGACGGCGATCTCATTGGCGGCATTGAGCACGGCGCAGGCCCCCGTCGGCATGCGCAGAGCCTCGAATGCCAGGGCGAGTCCGGGGAATCGCTGCGGATCGGGCTGCTCGAAGTCGAGCCGCCCCACACGGGCGAGGTCGAGCCAGGGCGCGCCCGACGCGATGCGCGCGGGATAGGACAGGCCATAGGCGATCGGCGTACGCATATCCGGCTGTCCGAGCTGCGCGATCACCGAACCGTCGTGATAGTTGACCATCGAATGCACGATGCTCTGTGGATGAATCAGCACCTCGATCTGCTCGGGGCGCATGCCGAACAAATAGTGCGCCTCGATGACCTCGAGCGCCTTGTTCATCATGGTCGCGGAATCGACCGATATCTTGGCGCCCATGCTCCAGTTCGGATGCGCGCAGGCCTCTTCCGGCGTGACCGCTTGCAGTGAAGCCGCCTCGCGCTGACGAAACGGCCCGCCCGATGCCGTCAGCACGATGTTGCGCACATCGGTCGGCCAGCGGCTGCGATCGTCGGGCAGGCTCTGCTGGATGGCGCTGTGCTCGCTGTCGATGGGGATGAGATCGCCGCCGCCCTGTGCCAGCGCCTGCAACAACAAGTCGCCCGCAACGACCAGCGACTCCTTGTTGGCCAGCAGCAAGCGCTTTCCAGCGCGGGCCGCGGCAAGACTGGCGGACAAGCCTGCCGCCCCCACAATCGCGGCCATGACCAGGTCCACCTCGCTGGCGGCGGCCACATCGTCGAGCGCCCTGGGCCCGCTGAGCACCTCGGTGGGACAAGCTGCGGCGCGCAGACGCTGCTGCAGGCGGATGGCCGCCTCCGCGCTTCCGAGAACCGCGTAGACCGGACGAAACTCGACACACTGCGCGAACAGCTTGTCAGCATTGTTGTGCGCCGCCAGGGCGAACACCCGGAACTGCTCGCGGTGGAGTGCGAGCACCGCCAGGGTGTTGGTACCGATCGACCCGGTCGACCCGAGAATGGTGACCGCCTTCATAGCGCCAACAGCAAAACCGCTAGGGGCAAGACGGGCAAGAGCGCGTCAATCCGGTCGAGCACGCCCCCGTGTCCAGGCAACAGCCGCCCACTGTCTTTCACGCCCGCCGCGCGTTTGAGCAGGGATTCGAACAAATCGCCTGCGATCGCAAAAATCAGCAGCACGACAACCAGAACTGCCAATCCAGGCCAACCGAACTGTGCACTCAACTGCGAAAAATAATTGGGATAACGCGAGGTCAGACCCACGCAGACCGCGGCATAGCAGAGAGTCGCGGCCAGCGCAGTCCAGGCTCCTGCCCGGGTTTTTCCAGGGCTGATGGCCGGCGCCAACTTGGCACGCCCCCAGGCCCTACCACCAAAATAAGCCGCGATATCCGCAATCCAGACCAGGGCCAGCAAAGACATCATGAAGACCGCGCCCTGGGCGCGCAACGCCACCAGCGCCAGCCAGGCGGCCTGCAAGAGCGCAAAGCCCAGCAAAGCAAGCACGATGGGCGAGCGCAATACTGCGGGCACACGCGCCGACGGCAGACTCGAAGCCAACAGCAACAACCAGGCGAGGCTGCACACCGCCCAGAACCCGCCCCACTGCTCAGCCATCTGCCAACCCTGCCGCTGCAACAACCAGAGCAAGCCACCCGCCGTCGCCAACCATGCCAGCGTCCACACGAGAAGCGCGCTACGGGTGCGAAGTCCGGCCAGCCGCGCCCACTCCCCCATACCGACGGCACAGAAGACCAGCGCCAAAAGCGCAAAAGGCAGCGGGCTTTGCAGAAACAAGGTCGGCAGCAGCAGCGCCACCAACACCAGGGCGGTCAGAACGCGCTGTCGCAACATGGCGCAGATGAGCCGCAGCCTCAGGCGGCCGCTGGCGATTTGGACTCTGGAACGCCACCGAAGCGACGCTGGCGGCTGGCATAGTCGGCCAGGGCGGTCTCGAAGGCCTCGGCGCCGAAATCAGGCCAGAGCACATCGGTGAAATACAGCTCGGTATAGGCCAGTTGCCAGAGCAGGAAATTGCTGACGCGATGCTCGCCGCCCGTGCGGATGAGCAGATCGGGGTCCGGGGAGTGCGCCAGCGCCAGATGCTGCGCCAGCGTCTCGGCGGTGGGACGCTCCTGCGCTGCCAACACCGCTTGCGCCGCCTGCACCATGTCCCAGCGTCCACCGTAGTTGAGGGCGACGTTGAGAACCAGGGCGTCGTTCCGGCGGGTCAAGGCCTCGGCCTGATCGATCAAGGCGCGCATCTCGGCAGAAAAGGCCGACAGATCGCCCACAACGTGCAAGCGCACGCCCTGGCGGGCGAGTTCCGGCGACTCCTTTTCCAGAGCCTTGACGAACAGATCCATCAAGGTCTGGACTTCCTCGGCCGGACGGCTCCAGTTCTCCGAGGAAAACGCAAACACCGTGAGGTGGGCCACGCCAATCTCGGCGCAGTGGCGAACCATTTTCTTCAGCGCATCCACGCCGAACTTATGTCCGGACGAACGGGGCAGAAAACGGCGCTGCGCCCAGCGCCCATTACCGTCCATCACCACGGCCACGTGTTGCGGCAGAGTGGCAGGATCGCGTTTGGCGGCGGTTTTCTTGGTCATGCCATCAGAACGGGAAACGTGACCTGGGTCGCGGCGGAGAAATGCATCGTGTCGTGGCGCCTACTCAGACGGCCATGATCTCGGCTTCCTTTTGCGCCAGTTGCTTGTCGATCTCGGCGATGCACCGATCGGTGATTTTCTGCACCTCGTCCTGCGCCCGGCGCTCGTCGTCTTCGGAAGCCTCCTTGGCTTTGACCAGATCCTTGAGGCTTTGGTTCGCATCCCGGCGCAGATTGCGCACGGCCACCTTGGCACCCTCGCCCTCCTGCTTGATGACCTTGACCAGATCGCGGCGGCGCTCTTCGGTCAGTGCGGGCATGGGCACGCGGATGACGTCGCCCTGAGTCTGCGGATTGAGGCCCAGATCGGACTCGCGGATGGCCTTCTCGACCACCTGCACCATCTTCTTTTCCCACGGCTGCACGCTGATGGTGCGGGCATCAACCAGATTCATGTTGGCCACCTGATTGATCGCCATCATCGTGCCGTAGTAATCCACCATCACATGGTCGAGCAAGCCGGTATGCGCGCGGCCGGTGCGCACCTTGGCCAAGTCGAGCTTCAGCGACTCGATCGACTTGTGCATTTTCTCTTCGGTGGTTTTCTTGATCTCTGCGATTCCCATGATGCACTCCACAAACTGATCGGGAAAAAACAAAACCCGCTGCGCGGAAGGCGGCGCGGCGCGGGCCTCGACGACTGCGATGGTACTCAGACGTAGACGTCCGTGCCCTCGTCGGCGCCCTGAACCACGCGCATCAACGCCCCTGGCTTGAAGATGCTGAACACGCGGATGGGCATTTTCTGATCGCGGCAAAGGGCGAAGGCGGTCGCGTCCATCACCTGCAGGCGCTGCGCAATGGCGTCATCAAAGCTGATGCGCGCATAGCGCTCGGCGGTCGGGTCCTTCGCCGGGTCGGCGGTGTAGATGCCATCGACCTTGGTCGCCTTGAGCATGACCTCGGCCCCGATCTCGGCCGCGCGCAGCGCGGCGGCCGTGTCGGTGGTGAAGAACGGATTGCCGGTACCGCCGGCGAAGATCACCGACTTGCCTTCTTCCAGGTATTGCAGCGCCTTGGGCCGCACATAAGACTCCACGACCTGATCGATGGCAATGGCCGACATCACGCGCGGGTTCAGACCGGCGTGCTTCATGGCGTCGCTCAAGGCGAGTGAGTTCATGACCGTTGCCAGCATGCCCATGTAGTCCGCCGTCGCGCGGTCCATGCCCACGGCACCACCGGCCACGCCCCGGAAGATGTTGCCCCCGCCGATGACCATGGCCAGTTGCACGCCGGAGTTCACCACTTCGGCAATGTCTCGCACCATGGCCTCGATGGTGGCGCGGTTGATGCCATAGGCATCATCCCCCATGAGGGCCTCACCCGAGAGTTTGAGCAGAACACGTTTGTATCCGGACATGATGACTCCTGGGAAGGCGGGTGGACGGTAAAGATGGGGCGTAGAGAAGACAACGGGACGAAGCTGGGCGTATGACGAGGCTGGCTGGTGCCCGTCGGCCCCGGTCAGCCTCGCTACGGCGTTCAGCCTTGCTTGGCTGCAGCCATTTGCGCCGCCACTTCTTCCGCAAAATTCTCCGACTTTTTTTCGATGCCCTCGCCCACCACGTACATGGTGAAGCCGTGAACCGTGGTGTTGGCACCCTTGAGCATCTGCTCGACGGTCTGCTTGTCGTTCTTGACGAACACCTGATCGAACAGCGAAACCTCCTTGAGGTACTTCTGCACCGAGCCTTCGACCATCTTGGCAATGATCTCAGCAGGCTTGCCCGACTCGGCCGCTTTCTGCGAGGCGATGGAGCGCTCTTTCTCGATCAGGTCGGCAGGCACCTGCGACGACGACAGCGCCACCGGCTTCATCGCGGCGATGTGCATGGCCACGTCCTTGGCCGCCACTTCGTCACCGGTGAACTCGACCATCACGCCGATGCGCGTACCGTGCAGGTAGCTCACCAGCTTGTGGTCGCCGGCAAAGCGCTTGAAGCGGCGAATGGTCATGTTCTCGCCGATCTTGCCGATCAGCTTGCTGCGGCGCGCTTCGATAGTCTCGCCGTCGATCGTCAGCGCGGACAGCGCGGCCACGTCGGCGGGGTTCTGCGCGGCAATCAGCTCGGCGAGCGTTTTACCAAAAGCGAGGAAATCGTCGTTCTTCGCCACGAAATCGGTCTCGCAGTTCAGTTCGATCAGGGCGCCGGTCGTGCCGTTGATATAGGCCGTCACAATGCCCTCGGCGGTCACGCGCGAGGCGGCCTTGCTGGCTTTGCTGCCCAGCTTGACACGAAGAATCTCTTCGGCGCGATCCATGTGGCCTTCAGCCTCGGTCAGCGCCTTTTTGCACTCCATCATCGGGGCATCGGTCTTGGCACGCAGTTCTGCCACCATGCTTGCGGTAATCGCAGCCATCGTTGAACTCCTTGAAATCGAATACGAGAAATACAGTTGAAAAAAAGGGGCTGTGTATCGCAGCCCCGGGTTGGTTCAGGCCGGTGAATCGGGCCGTTGCCGCAAGGTCATCCTGCGCACGTCAGGCGGCGGGGGCGCCTTCCTGAACCTCGACGAATTCTTCTTCGCCCTCGGCCACGGCTTGAACGACCTCATTGACCGCATCGTTCTTGCCTTCCAGAATCGCATCGGCCATGCCTTGTGCGTACAGGGTCACGGCCTTGGCGGAGTCGTCATTGCCCGGAATGATGTGAGTCACGCCCACCGGGGAATGGTTGGTGTCGACCACGCCGATCACCGGGATGCCCAGCGTCTTCGCCTCGGCAATCGCAATCTTGTGATAGCCCACGTCGATGACGAAGATTGCATCGGGCAGAGCCGCCATATCCTGAATGCCGCCGATGGATTTTTCCAGTTTCTCCATCTCGCGCTGGAAGGTCAGGGCTTCTTTCTTGCTCATTTGCTCGAGCACGCCTTCGGCGGCCTGGGCTTGCATGTCCTTGAGCTTCTTGATCGAGGTCTTGACCGTCTTGAAGTTGGTCAGCATGCCGCCGAGCCAGCGCTGGTCGACATAGGGCATGCCGCAACGCTCAGCCTGTTCGCGAACGACTTCGCCGGCCTGGCGCTTGGTACCGACAAAAAGGATGGTGCCGCGGCGCGCAGCGAGCTGACGGGCGAACTTGACGGCATCCAGGTACATCGGCAACGTCTTTTCGAGGTTGACGATGTGGATCTTGTTGCGATGGCCGTAGATGAACGGGGCCATCTTGGGGTTCCAGAAGCGGGTTTGGTGACCGAAGTGCACACCGGCTTCCAGCATTTGACGCATTGAGACTGACATGTTGTTTCCAATCCAAGTTGGGTCTGAAATCCGGCCCCGATCAGCACATCGCCAAGCCGCCGGAGCGACTGAACGATGGCCAACACCTGGTTGAGCCGGTTTGTGGGTAAGCACCTCACTCGCAGGCATGGCTGCGCACGACTTCGGTACCATCAAACGCGTTCTGTGCCTGCAACCTTGCCCGAAACTGCGCTCAAAGGACTCCGAAGGAATCGTTCGAGTGGGTTGGTTCGAGTGGCTTGTTGTTTTGAACGGCTCATTTTCGGAGCCACTTCTTTTCAGAGCCTCTCTTCCAAAGCCTCTCTTCCTGGCCATCAACTGCAAAGGCATTCCGCATTGCACAAAACCTGAGCATCATAGCAGCTTTGCACCACTACGGCCAGACAACACCCCATAACACGTCAAGCCCCGTCATTCATGCTCGAACATCCTTTCCGTCAGCAACTTCACAATGAGATCCATGCCCGCCCTTTCGAGCGGGTCGGCGCACCGGCGCAGGTCAGTCATCAGGTCATGCTGGTCGATCCGGCCGAATCGCAGCTGGCCTTCGAGCATCTTGGCGAGTTGCTGGGCAACCTGCTTCTGCCTCCACCCTCGCCTGGGAGCATGTTCCACACCGAACAGATCGGGCCGGTCCGCCTGCGGTGGGAGCGCCACGGCGAATTCGTCAGCTACACCTTCATCACGCACGAACAACTCGGCCCGGAAGATCCGATGTTCGATCGCTGCGCCTGCGACCGCATTTCCGCCGAATGGCGTGCCCGGATTCCGGGGCAAAGACTCTGTGCCAACCATGTCGCCGTCATGCCCGAAGGTGAGGTTGGCTGCGATGCGGCCCCTGATTTTTCGGCGGTGCTGGACATCGACGCCCTGGTCGGATCGGATGTGGCCGACGGCAACGCCCAGGTGTTCACCGATCTGCGCATGGCGCCAGACGGCTTCACCCGGTTCGTCGTCTTGAGCAAACCCATGTCCGAGCGCCGCCGCGGGCGCTTGGTGCAGCGCTTGCTCGAGATCGAGACCTATCGCATGCTGTCCTTGCTGACTCTGCCGGTGGCGCGTCAGATCACGCCTCAACTCAATCAGTACGAGCAGGATCTGGTGAGCATCATGGACGCGATCGGCCGCAACGACGATGCCGATCCCCAGCGCGATCACCGAACCCTCGACCGACTGACGCAACTGGCGTCGAGCGTGGAAGGCCTCTATGCCGCCTCACACGGCCGGTTCACCGCGGCGAACGCCTACTACGACCTGGTCAACCGCCGAGTCGGTGAGTTGCACGAGAAACAGATTTTCGGCCTGCAGACCATCGGACAATTCCTGGAACGTCGATTGGCACCGGCGATGCAGACGTGTGCCTGGGCGGCGCGGCGGCAGCAGGCCTTGTCCGAACGGGTATCGCGCTGCAGCAACCTGCTACGAACCCGCGTGGAAGTGGCCATGCAGCAGCAGAATCGCAGCCTGCTGGCCTCGATGAATCGTCGGCAGTATCTGCAGCTTCGGCTGCAGCAGACGGTGGAGGGCCTGTCCGTTGCGGCCATCACGTATTACATGGCCTCGCTGGTGGGCCATCTGTTCGAAGCCGCCGAACCGTGGATTCATGTTGCGCCCAAATTGGCCGAAGGCGTTTCCATTCCCATCATCGCCCTGCTCGTCTGGCTGGGCTTGCAGCGCATGCACCGCCGGCTGGAACGCTCTGGTGAAGGCCGCTGACGGAGGGTCGCCCCTCGGCTGTCAGAGACGCCGCTGGCGCACGGCCTCGTAAAGACAGACGCCGGCGGCGACCGAGACGTTGAGACTCTCCACCGCACCCAGCATGGGAATCTGCAGGAGTTGGTCGCAGGTCTCTCGCACCAGTCGGCGCATGCCCGCCCCTTCGGCCCCCATCACGAGTACGGCAGGCTGCTTCCAGTTGGCGGCGTACACCTCGTCGGTCCCAGCTTCGTCGGTGCCCATGACCCAGAGACCACGCTCCTGCAATTCGCCCAGACTGCGAACCAGATTGGTCACCATCAGATACGGCACGGTTTCCGCCGCGCCACTGGCCACGCGAGCCACCGTCGGATTGAGCCCGACGGCGCGGTCTTTGGGCGCGATGACCAGATGCACGCCGGCCGCATCGGCGGTGCGCAAGATGGCTCCGAGGTTGTGCGGATCGGTCACGCCATCGAGCGCCAGCACCAGCGGCGCCCCCTCCACGGCATCGAGCACGGCGTGCAGATCCTGCCTGCTTGGCAGATCGTCCACCTGCGCGACCACACCCTGATGGCGATCGGTGCCCGCCAATGCGGCCAGGCGCTCGGCGCTGAGGGTCTTGAGCACCACACCCGAAGCCTCGACCTTGCGCAGAAACTGCTGCATGCGCGCATCGCGGCGGCTTGCATCGACATAGACGGCCTGTACCGACCCGGGCGCAGCGCGCAGGCGTGCGCCCACGGCATGAAAGCCATAGAGCGGCTTCATGCCGGCACCGCCTGCGTCTGCTCGACCAGATGTCCCGCCTGCAGTGCGCAGATCCGGTCGCAGCGTGCGGCCAGGGCCGGATCGTGGGTGACGAGCACCAGCGTCGCCTCTGCTTCCGCGCGCAGTCGGAACATCAGGTCCATGATGCGTTCTCCGGTGGCGGCATCGAGGTTGCCCGTCGGCTCGTCCGCGAGAACGAGCTTCGGGCGACCGACAAAAGCGCGGGCCAGGGCGACGCGCTGCTGTTCCCCACCGGAGAGCAGGGCCGGCCGATGATGCAGTCGCTGTCCCAGCCCGACCGCGTGCAACAAGGCAGTTGCCGCTTCCACGGCCCCGCGCGACCGCCCGGAAATCTCCAGCGGCAGAACCACGTTTTCCAGTGCGGTGTAGTGATCGATGAGTTGAAAATTCTGGAACACAAAGCCGATCTTCTGCGCACGCAGGTCGGCCCGGCCGTTCTCGTCGAGGCTTTCGAGATCGACACCGTCGATCCTGACCTGGCCCGTGCTGGGCCGATCCATGCCGGCGAGCAGGGCCAACAACGTGGATTTGCCCGACCCCGAAGCGCCGGTGATGGCCACGCTTTGTCCTGCAGGAATGCGCAGTTGCACGGCCTGGAGAATGGTCAGGGCATCACCGACGTCGGAAACGGTCTTGCCCAGGTCATGCGCGACAATCACATCGACCGTCATGGAAGCCTTGTATGAAAGATGGAATGCCACTGATTGTAGGAAGCCCGCACCCGTTGTCGCGGCGCAAGGTCTTGGCGCTTGCCGCAGCAATCGCAGCCGGGACCGGTTTCCCGGGCCGCGTGCAGGCCGCTGTGCCCAGCCGCCCCACCCTGCTGGTGGTCGGCGACAGCCTGTCCGCCGGGTATGGGCTGGAGACCGGAAAAGGATGGGTCGATCTGATGCGCCAGCGACTCGATGCGAGCCGGCCGCGCTGGAACGTGATCAACGCCAGCATCAGCGGCGATACGACGGCGGGCGGGCTGGCGCGCCTGCCCCCGCTTCTGCGGCGCGACCAACCCGCCGTGGTCATCATTGAATTGGGCGGCAACGATGCCCTGCGCGGGCTGTCGCTGCAGCAGACCCGGAGCAATCTCACCAGGATGGTGACGCTTTGCAAGCAAGCCCGCGCAAAAGTCCTGTTGATCGGCATGCAGATTCCGCCGAACTACGGCCCCGCCTATACCGCACGTTTCGCGGCCGTGTTTCCTGCAGTCGCACAATCGACGCATGTGGCGCTGGTGCCGTTTCTGCTGTCGGGCGTCGCGTCGCATCCGGATTGGTTCCAATCCGACAACATCCACCCCACTGCGCAGGCGCAACCCACCATGCTCGATACGGTCTGGCCGCATCTCAAGCCTCTTCTTGCGCGGTCCGCCGAGAAGCGCGCACCATGAACCCTCGCGTCATCG
It includes:
- the rseP gene encoding RIP metalloprotease RseP; its protein translation is MNLLITLLAFAFALGLLITIHEYGHYRVAVACGVKVLRFSIGFGKPLLRWTRGADRTAFTLSSIPLGGYVKMLDEREGEVAERDLPRAFNRQSLSRRAAIVAAGPAANLLLAVVLFAVVALAGVREPVAILGVPPAQSTAARVGVQGGERVVALVQDRRQEAVQSWTGLRWTLLNAAMSGERIGLIVERAPGGPQHEIPLDFSSSMRAAESAGFLTNFGLHLQSPPAEIREVVAGGPAQISGLRAGDLITAVDGQPIATADGLMKAIQTSAGKALQLDVRRDGRVFQTRLQPKAVAVEGKSVWRIEAMLGGEVPMVKIERNPLQALQDGAQRTWELSVLTLKTLGRMVIGQASLQNLSGPVTIADYAGKSAELGWVAYLSFLAVVSVSLGVLNLLPLPVLDGGHLLYYAYEGLTRRSVSQRWQERLQQGGLVVIAMMMAIALYNDLARLLGQMH
- a CDS encoding phosphatidate cytidylyltransferase produces the protein MLRQRVLTALVLVALLLPTLFLQSPLPFALLALVFCAVGMGEWARLAGLRTRSALLVWTLAWLATAGGLLWLLQRQGWQMAEQWGGFWAVCSLAWLLLLASSLPSARVPAVLRSPIVLALLGFALLQAAWLALVALRAQGAVFMMSLLALVWIADIAAYFGGRAWGRAKLAPAISPGKTRAGAWTALAATLCYAAVCVGLTSRYPNYFSQLSAQFGWPGLAVLVVVLLIFAIAGDLFESLLKRAAGVKDSGRLLPGHGGVLDRIDALLPVLPLAVLLLAL
- the ispC gene encoding 1-deoxy-D-xylulose-5-phosphate reductoisomerase: MKAVTILGSTGSIGTNTLAVLALHREQFRVFALAAHNNADKLFAQCVEFRPVYAVLGSAEAAIRLQQRLRAAACPTEVLSGPRALDDVAAASEVDLVMAAIVGAAGLSASLAAARAGKRLLLANKESLVVAGDLLLQALAQGGGDLIPIDSEHSAIQQSLPDDRSRWPTDVRNIVLTASGGPFRQREAASLQAVTPEEACAHPNWSMGAKISVDSATMMNKALEVIEAHYLFGMRPEQIEVLIHPQSIVHSMVNYHDGSVIAQLGQPDMRTPIAYGLSYPARIASGAPWLDLARVGRLDFEQPDPQRFPGLALAFEALRMPTGACAVLNAANEIAVEAFLQRRIRFTDIHRINAELLASAQCAGCDSLDALSELDAQTRRRAQRHVAQLASSARGSASQLA
- the bamA gene encoding outer membrane protein assembly factor BamA, whose amino-acid sequence is MQLEVNLRFSPALRCATAVVIAVAGVQAHAAESFTIKDIRVDGLQRTEPGTVFSYLPFRVGESYTPENGAAAIRALFATGLFKNVRIETNDDIVTIVVEERPTIAGVEFAGTKEFEKKALTTALASVGLAEARPYDQALIDQAVQELKQQYLAKGFYGTEVNVTTTPLPRNRVNVLFTVVEGQIAKIRAIRIVGNKVYSEGALRDLFTLSTPGWLSWYTKDDQYSKAKLNTDLETLRSYYQDRGYLDFRIDSTQVALSPNKDGIYITVNVHEGPKFTVSGYQLAGNYLGQDNEFRALVKLKPGETYSAQALNDSVKAITNQFGVYGYAFARVESKPVIDRQTDQVAFTITADPGKRIYVRRIDVAGNSRTRDEVIRREFRQFEDSWYDSDRIKLSRDRVDRLGYFKDVTLQPREVPGTNDQVDLDMNVEEKPTGSLSLGVGFSSADKLSFNAGISQDNIFGSGNNLAVDFNTSSYYRTLSVSSTNPYFTEDGISRTVNAYYRTIQPYTSQGDNYKIVTPGFNLQFGIPFTEVDRVFFGVGLERYTLDLAPGAPASYIAYVNEFGKTSTGVPLTIGWQRDSRNSALVPTDGRYQRLSFEISPFSTLRYDRVTYQYQQYLPITRNTNLAFNGLLGYAHGLNGRPLPVFKNLYAGGIGTVRGFEQSSLGPQDAQGNALGGAKMVIADFEYQFPFPGTGADKSLRMSFFNDNGYVWGENQKVSLSDMRSSVGIGVSWISPIGPLKFSLAKPVRYKSTDKLQRFQFTVGAGF